In the Bacillus sp. HSf4 genome, GATTGAGCAGATCTCCGGCTAAAAAGATATCAATGTCTTCCTTTTTGAGGTTTTGTTTCGACAAGGCGGCCTGAATCGCGTCCTCCATCAGCTTTCGTTCCGCCATTTCCCAATTTTTTTGGTTGCAATGCATTTCATCGTATGAATGATCAAATAAATGTCCTAAAGGCCCCTGCTTTTCTTTTGGCCCAACAGCTGTTCCGCTCGAATTAACATACAGCGGATTTTCGAATTCCCATGTTTGTTTTCCCTTCAGTTTCATGATGTTTTCCTCCTAAAACAGCTTGTCAAAGCAAAAGCGGATCAACCCGACAATATACGCGGCCACAACGCCGAAGACGATGACATTGCCGGCCAGTTTAAACATATTGGTGCCCACACCGAGAACATAGCCTTCACTTTTATGCTCAAGCGCCGCACTGGTCATGCTGTTGGCGAACCCCGTCACAGGAACGGCCGACCCCGCACCTGCAAACTGTCCGATTCTGTCATAGATCCCAAGCCCTGTCAAAAGGGCGGATATTAAGATAAGTGTGGCAACTGTAGGGTTTCCCGCCGTTTTTTCATCAAAATGAAAAACGGCCATATAAAAGTTTTGAAAGGCCTGACCGATCGCGCAGATCAGCCCCCCGACGAGAAAAGCCTTAATACAGTTCAGCACATAAGGCGGGGAAGGCTGATACTCTTTCACTTTTGACTGATAATCACCTTTTAAACTTGACATCATAATCCTCCTTTTATGACAGATGAACAAAGATAAGCCATTGAAACAGCGATCCGAGAATTTTCCCGAACACGATGGCCATCAAAAGAATTAAAATCCTGTCCCCCATGCCGATCCGCTTTGCCAAAATCGGCAGGACGTTCAGCACTTCTGTAAGCGCAGCTGCAAGCATTCCGATAAAAACGCCCGCGAGAAGCCCGATTGGAATGAGCAGCCATTTGGATAAAAAAAGCCGGGTCATATTCAACGATTCCCAGCCTCCAAAAACGGCGCCCAAAATAACAGCCCATTCGTACGCCTGGATAAACGCCCCGGTTTTCGTCAGCTGGGTCAGCCTCGGAATAATGCCAAGGACCGTAAGGAAAGCGACAAATCCTGATCCTACCGCGATCCCTCCCGCAAAACCGAGAAAGATGATCAAGAGCGTATTAATGATCATGAATATCCTTTGTCGTTTCTTTATTTTCGTTCATCGCCACATACTGATCCAAATCAAGCTGATATTTAAACATCTCGACTTCCAGCGGACTGGGCTCCTCATTGAAACGTTTTTTAAATAAGTGGTTAAAAAACAAAATCATACCGAGGCCGAGGCCAATGCTGTACGGTATCTGCAACAGGTATGGATAACGATTGATCTTCCCCGTCACCATTTCATAGAGCAGAATATGCACGTCCCTCATGCTGACATCTTCATGAAAATTCATGACCGCAAGGCCGGCGCCGACAAACAAAAGCAGCCAGACAGCGATGAACAGCACTGGGGATAAATTCCGTTTTGGATATTGGATCTCCACGATGGTTTCAGAGCTGCCGACGGTTTGGACATCAAGGTCTGGACACGATATATGTATGGCTTCGATCACCTTCATCACATCCAGAACTACCATGCTTTGATCCGATTTCTTTACCTGGTAAACAGGCAGCTGTTCAAGCTTTTCCTTAAACCGACGGTCTCCCGCCACCTGTGCGATATGGCCGAGCCTGATCAATTCATCCGGATCTGCCTTGAGCCGGTGGCGGAGTCTGATAAAAACTTGACGTTCCATCTGGGTCACTTCCTATATGATGGTTATGGTTGTAGTATGTGGTTCATCCCATTTACGCATTCAGCAAGCTGCCAAAGTCCATAAATTACCACACGCAAAAAAGCCGGCCTCAGGAGAAAGCCGACATTTCAAGTTAAGGAGGCCGCCGTTAACGGCAGCCCTTTAGTTTTCCGAATGATCCATTTTGTTTTTGATCTGTTTCAAGATTTTTTTCTCGAGTCTTGATACTTGAACTTGTGATATGCCGAGGCGGTCGGCTACTTCAGATTGCGTCTTGTCCTTGTAGTACCTTAAATAAACGATCAGCTTTTCCCGCTCGTCCAGATCTTTGATGGCTTCCTTCAGAGCGATTTTGTCGAACCATTTATCCTCGGACTGATCGGCAATCTGGTCGAGAAGTGTGATTGGATCTCCATCGTTTTCATAAACCGTTTCATGAATGGACGAAGGAGAACGAACGGCTTCCTGAGCCATCACGACCTCTTCAGAGCTGATCTCAAGATGCTCGGCGATTTCCTGGACGGTCGGAATTCGTCCGTTTGACTTTGAGAGTTCATCTTTCGCCCTCCTGATTTTATTGCCGAGTTCCTTTAGCGATCTGCTGACTTTGACTGTCCCGTCATCCCTGATAAACCGCTGAATTTCGCCGATAATCATCGGAACAGCGTAGGTTGAAAACCGGACATCATAGGATAGATCGAATTTGTCGACGGATTTCAAGAGGCCGATACAGCCGATTTGGAAGAGGTCGTCGGGCTCATAGCCCCTGTTCAAAAAACGCTGAACGACAGACCAAACAAGACGCATGTTTTTTTCTATGAGGAGGTCTCTTGCTCTTTGATCGCCGTTCTGGCTGTTTTTAATCAGTTCTTTTACCTCGTGGTCTTTAAGCTGAGTGTTCTGGTTTTCTTTTTTAACCTCCACATCCATAACAAATCTCCCTTAATTGCAAAGCGCTTTGCTTTTTGATAAGTGCTTTGTTAAGTGTATTGTGGTCCCCATCTCAGGTGAGGAGTCAATCGTGATGTCGTCCATGAAATTTTCCATAATCGTAAAGCCCATTCCAGACCTTTCAAGCTCCGGCTTGGTCGTGAACAGCGGCTGGCGCGCTTCCTCCAAATCGGTGATGCCGATGCCTTCATCGCGAATCGTTAAATAGACGGTATGGTCTTCAAGGGTGACAGAAATGTATACGTTACCCTGGCCTGAGTTTTCATAGCCGTGGATGATCGCATTTGTAACCGCTTCTGAGACAACCGTTTTAATTTCGGTTAATTCATCCATTGTTGGATCAAGCTGTGCAATGAAAGCGGCAACCGTCACCCTGGCGAATGATTCATTTTGGCTGAGCGCGGAAAACTGAATGTTCATTTCGTTTTTCATGACGCCACCCCCAATGTGACAAGCGCATGCTGTTCCGACTGCTCCAGACGGATGATTTTGAACAGGCCTGACATATCGAACAGGCGCTTGACCGCAGGGGAAATCGCACAGACGATCATCTCTCCGCCCACCTGTTTAATTTCCTTATATCTGCCCAATATGACACCTAGACCTGAGCTG is a window encoding:
- the spoVAC gene encoding stage V sporulation protein AC gives rise to the protein MSSLKGDYQSKVKEYQPSPPYVLNCIKAFLVGGLICAIGQAFQNFYMAVFHFDEKTAGNPTVATLILISALLTGLGIYDRIGQFAGAGSAVPVTGFANSMTSAALEHKSEGYVLGVGTNMFKLAGNVIVFGVVAAYIVGLIRFCFDKLF
- a CDS encoding stage V sporulation protein AB; the encoded protein is MIINTLLIIFLGFAGGIAVGSGFVAFLTVLGIIPRLTQLTKTGAFIQAYEWAVILGAVFGGWESLNMTRLFLSKWLLIPIGLLAGVFIGMLAAALTEVLNVLPILAKRIGMGDRILILLMAIVFGKILGSLFQWLIFVHLS
- a CDS encoding stage V sporulation protein AA; translated protein: MERQVFIRLRHRLKADPDELIRLGHIAQVAGDRRFKEKLEQLPVYQVKKSDQSMVVLDVMKVIEAIHISCPDLDVQTVGSSETIVEIQYPKRNLSPVLFIAVWLLLFVGAGLAVMNFHEDVSMRDVHILLYEMVTGKINRYPYLLQIPYSIGLGLGMILFFNHLFKKRFNEEPSPLEVEMFKYQLDLDQYVAMNENKETTKDIHDH
- the sigF gene encoding RNA polymerase sporulation sigma factor SigF; its protein translation is MDVEVKKENQNTQLKDHEVKELIKNSQNGDQRARDLLIEKNMRLVWSVVQRFLNRGYEPDDLFQIGCIGLLKSVDKFDLSYDVRFSTYAVPMIIGEIQRFIRDDGTVKVSRSLKELGNKIRRAKDELSKSNGRIPTVQEIAEHLEISSEEVVMAQEAVRSPSSIHETVYENDGDPITLLDQIADQSEDKWFDKIALKEAIKDLDEREKLIVYLRYYKDKTQSEVADRLGISQVQVSRLEKKILKQIKNKMDHSEN
- the spoIIAB gene encoding anti-sigma F factor, whose translation is MKNEMNIQFSALSQNESFARVTVAAFIAQLDPTMDELTEIKTVVSEAVTNAIIHGYENSGQGNVYISVTLEDHTVYLTIRDEGIGITDLEEARQPLFTTKPELERSGMGFTIMENFMDDITIDSSPEMGTTIHLTKHLSKSKALCN
- the spoIIAA gene encoding anti-sigma F factor antagonist, producing the protein MSLGIDFNVKESVLCVRLTGELDHHTAEALRKQVSDHFVQYGIRHIVLNLEDLSFMDSSGLGVILGRYKEIKQVGGEMIVCAISPAVKRLFDMSGLFKIIRLEQSEQHALVTLGVAS